In Cottoperca gobio chromosome 1, fCotGob3.1, whole genome shotgun sequence, a genomic segment contains:
- the LOC115010871 gene encoding vascular endothelial growth factor C-like isoform X3, with protein sequence MEQKLRSASSVDELMSLIYPSYWTALKCRSKLSAAASKISQRPLADAGEPTFAAAYLNLDVLKSIESEWRKTQCMPREVCVDVGREFGAPTNIFYKPPCVSVYRCGGCCHSEDKQCRNISTGYLSKTESIQ encoded by the exons ATGGAGCAGAAGTTGCGTTCAGCCTCCAGTGTTGATGAACTGATGAGTCTTATCTATCCTTCATACTGGACCGCTCTGAAGTGCAGATCCAAActttctgctgctgcctctAAGATTTCTCAGCGGCCGCTGGCTGATGCAGGAGAGCCAACATTCGCTGCTGCCTACCTCAACTTGGATGTCCTAAAAa gtataGAGTCGGAGTGGAGGAAGACTCAGTGCATGCCCAGGGAAGTGTGTGTCGACGTGGGCAGGGAGTTCGGGGCTCCCACCAACATCTTCTATAAACCACCCTGTGTGTCCGTCTACAGATGTGGAGGATGCTGCCACTCTGAAGACAAACAATGCAGGAATATCTCTACTGGTTACCTCAGCAAAACT gaatccatccaatag